In Triticum aestivum cultivar Chinese Spring chromosome 5B, IWGSC CS RefSeq v2.1, whole genome shotgun sequence, the following proteins share a genomic window:
- the LOC123111405 gene encoding LOB domain-containing protein 12-like, whose translation MAGAQTGSSATPCASCKLLRRRCTRDCVFAPYFPPEDPHRFATVHRVFGASNVSKMLQELPAAQRADAVSSLVYEATARMRDPVYGCAGAISYLQQQVSQLQVQLAVAQAEILQRINHPSPAAAFHLQELQQRQVQQQQQMQMDDDDKAYSSLVMQNDLMSTLLLQEACLKKESLWT comes from the coding sequence ATGGCCGGGGCTCAGACCGGGAGCAGCGCCACACCGTGTGCGTCATGCAAGCTCCTGCGGCGACGGTGCACCAGGGACTGCGTGTTCGCGCCTTACTTCCCGCCGGAGGACCCGCACCGGTTCGCCACCGTGCACAGGGTCTTCGGCGCCAGCAACGTGAGCAAGATGCTGCAGGAGCTCCCTGCGGCGCAGCGGGCCGATGCTGTGAGCAGCCTGGTGTACGAGGCCACCGCGCGGATGCGGGACCCTGTCTACGGATGTGCCGGCGCCATCTCCTACCTCCAGCAGCAGGTCTCCCAGCTCCAGGTGCAGCTCGCCGTGGCGCAGGCCGAGATCCTCCAGCGCATCAACCACCCGTCCCCGGCGGCTGCATTTCATCTGCAAGAGCTTCAGCAGCGCcaggtgcagcagcagcagcaaatgcAGATGGATGATGATGACAAGGCGTATAGCAGCCTCGTCATGCAGAATGATCTGATGAGCACGCTGCTGCTACAGGAGGCGTGCCTTAAGAAAGAGTCCCTATGGACATGA
- the LOC123111403 gene encoding protein DOUBLE-STRAND BREAK FORMATION, with translation MATEQEGTTAHQRHGGGTITDALSLFASRLSHHRFGDEELRVLEAALSAGGDVAALLSTRSAARKLLRESVAEVCAAAAVEGDGARLSVADFFARAFALSGDVESCLAMRYEALVLREAKYSDDLDLHVFHEEWLTFAQDSLDNGFYTIASKAFANALVHIHPSHLDSTNSTLKKNKVNDIRGLQTLAKSLSAQRSVQTQSAEYMKRKTSGVSEKCNLHSEKPKLPANLMFRLGIKTRDTQKLLLSRKRNLEEV, from the exons ATGGCGACGGAGCAGGAGGGCACCACAGCCCACCAGCGGCACGGCGGCGGCACCATCACCGACGCCCTCTCCCTGTTCGCCTCCCGCCTCTCCCACCACAG GTTCGGAGACGAGGAGCTCCGGGTACTGGAGGCGGCGCTCTCCGCCGGCGGCGACGTTGCCGCGCTTCTCAGCACGCGCTCGGCAGCCCGGAAACTTCTGCGGGAGAGCGTGGCCGAGGTGTGCGCCGCAGCTGCGGTCGAGGGGGACGGGGCGAGGCTCTCCGTCGCCGACTTCTTCGCGCGCGCCTTCGCCCTCTCGGGAGATGTCGAG AGCTGCCTTGCTATGAGATATGAGGCGCTGGTTCTGCGAGAGGCCAAATACTCTGACGACCTTGATCTGCATGTGTTCCATGAAGAATGGTTAACCTTTGCACAGGACTCTCTTGATAATGGGTTCTACACCATTGCTTCCAAG GCTTTTGCAAATGCTCTTGTGCACATTCATCCCAGCCACTTGGACTCTACTAATTCGACTCTGAAGAAGAACAAGGTCAATGATATAAGAGGACTCCAAACCTTGGCCAAGTCATTATCTGCACAGCGTTCTG TTCAGACGCAATCCGCTGAATACATGAAAAGGAAAACTTCAGGCGTTAGTGAAAAGTGCAATTTACACTCAGAAAAACCGAAGTTACCGGCGAACTTGATGTTTAGGCTGGGGATCAAAACAAGGGACACACAAAAACTACTTCTTAGCCGCAAGAGAAACTTAGAAGAGGTTTGA